A DNA window from Gemmatimonadaceae bacterium contains the following coding sequences:
- a CDS encoding dipeptidase has product MPIPADLAAHCAAHDARALEELFAFLRIPSVSARTEHKADCAAAAQFVADALTRIGFTARIEPTPGHPIVVGEWRQAPAGAPTLLIYGHYDVQPAEPLELWTSPPFEPTTRDGRIYARGSVDDKGQLYLHIKALEAHLAARGTLPVNVIVLAEGEEEVGSENLEAFLEREKARLACDAVVISDSTMFAPGIPSILSSLRGMAYLQIDVRGANGDLHSGMYGGAVVNPAMALARILATMHDDTGRIAIPGFYDAVKPFPDHVRAQMRELPFSDEGLMHEVGVTALGGEPGYTTLERLWTRPTCEVNGLLSGYTGEGAKTVLPAVSMAKVSFRLVPDQDPQEIARLVQAHVARVAPPGVSVTVTNLHGGRPWRADLQGPIIDAGKAALAAAFGREPVITGEGGSIPVVGDFERILGAPVLLMGFGLPGENAHAPDEWISEENYRLGIRAAAVLYDEYGRRSGA; this is encoded by the coding sequence ATGCCCATCCCCGCTGATCTCGCCGCGCACTGCGCGGCACACGACGCGCGCGCGCTCGAAGAACTCTTCGCCTTTCTTCGCATTCCCTCGGTGTCGGCACGCACCGAGCACAAGGCCGACTGCGCCGCCGCCGCGCAATTCGTGGCCGACGCGCTGACGCGCATCGGCTTCACCGCCCGCATCGAACCCACGCCCGGGCATCCCATTGTGGTCGGCGAATGGCGACAGGCGCCCGCGGGTGCGCCCACGCTGCTCATCTACGGGCATTACGATGTGCAGCCCGCCGAGCCGCTTGAGCTGTGGACCTCGCCGCCCTTCGAACCGACCACGCGCGACGGGCGCATCTACGCCCGCGGATCGGTGGACGACAAGGGCCAGCTGTATCTCCACATCAAGGCGCTCGAAGCCCATCTCGCCGCGCGCGGGACCTTGCCGGTGAATGTCATCGTCCTGGCCGAAGGCGAGGAAGAAGTCGGGAGCGAGAATCTCGAGGCGTTCCTCGAGCGCGAGAAAGCGCGGCTCGCCTGTGACGCCGTGGTGATCTCCGACTCCACCATGTTCGCCCCGGGCATTCCGAGCATCCTCTCCAGTTTGCGCGGCATGGCCTATCTGCAGATCGATGTGCGCGGCGCCAACGGCGATCTGCATTCGGGGATGTACGGCGGCGCGGTGGTGAATCCGGCCATGGCGCTGGCGCGCATTCTGGCCACGATGCACGACGACACCGGCCGCATTGCGATCCCGGGCTTCTACGACGCCGTCAAGCCGTTCCCCGACCATGTGCGGGCGCAGATGCGCGAGCTCCCCTTCAGCGACGAGGGCCTGATGCACGAGGTCGGCGTCACCGCGCTTGGCGGAGAGCCCGGCTACACCACGCTCGAGCGGTTATGGACGCGCCCCACCTGCGAAGTGAACGGGCTGCTCAGCGGCTACACCGGCGAAGGCGCCAAGACGGTGCTCCCCGCCGTCTCCATGGCCAAGGTGAGTTTTCGCCTCGTGCCCGATCAGGACCCGCAGGAGATCGCACGGCTTGTGCAGGCGCATGTCGCGCGCGTGGCGCCGCCGGGCGTCAGCGTGACCGTGACCAACCTGCACGGCGGGCGCCCGTGGCGTGCCGATCTGCAGGGACCGATCATCGACGCCGGCAAGGCCGCGCTGGCCGCGGCCTTCGGGCGCGAACCCGTCATCACCGGTGAAGGTGGCAGCATCCCGGTGGTCGGCGATTTCGAACGCATCCTGGGCGCGCCCGTGCTGCTCATGGGCTTTGGCTTGCCCGGCGAAAACGCGCACGCGCCCGACGAATGGATCAGCGAGGAGAACTATCGCCTGGGCATTCGGGCCGCGGCGGTGCTCTACGACGAGTACGGGCGGCGTTCAGGCGCCTGA
- the crcB gene encoding fluoride efflux transporter CrcB, producing MSTPTPPLSATVLLVVAVGGAIGSVARYGVGVVMAPATSTFPWATLVVNVLGAFLIGWFARLFAAPDADHVLRLALTTGFCGGFTTFSTLSAETVSLLQQGKAGRAAAYIVLSLALGLAATFAGLSAGTRTS from the coding sequence ATGTCCACGCCCACCCCGCCGCTCAGTGCCACCGTGCTGCTCGTGGTCGCGGTTGGTGGCGCCATCGGATCGGTAGCGCGGTACGGCGTCGGGGTCGTCATGGCGCCGGCGACGTCCACGTTCCCCTGGGCGACGCTCGTCGTGAATGTCCTTGGCGCGTTTCTGATCGGCTGGTTCGCGCGCCTGTTCGCCGCGCCCGACGCCGATCATGTCCTGCGCCTCGCGCTCACCACCGGCTTCTGCGGTGGCTTCACCACCTTCTCCACCCTGAGCGCCGAGACCGTCTCGCTGCTCCAGCAGGGCAAGGCCGGGCGCGCCGCGGCGTACATCGTGCTGTCGCTCGCGCTGGGGCTCGCCGCCACCTTCGCCGGCCTCTCCGCTGGCACCCGCACCAGCTGA
- a CDS encoding glycosyltransferase family 39 protein — MFPPASSTSSRAAWRETLLWVLGALALRAALASLVPLLPDETYYWEWSRRLEAGYFDHPPGIALLIAMGTALAGPTTLGVRLGPAIAALLTHLAAVGCAYHLAGGAERGATAARRAAQLVTLLPIATLGLVLATPDAALFMAAMVALLAVERALAAPVRSAASVGWWTAAGVALGAAFVAKYTAVLLPMGLVIACVVHPALRQRFREPGPWLASVIALALFAPVVAWNALNNWVSFRFQLGHGFTPSARGNPLSRELEMIGGQAGLASPILFGLMGLAVAHALRDGWRTRHTSAPTDEAPRRFALALIAAAPLGFFAISAWRRSVEANWPAMIYPGAMMLLATSPRPVAQGVWWRRGAWFAAGLLAIVALQAWRPLLPLAPRKDPIARAHGWTTLADSVEVARRDPFLQGTVDQFIAADRYQDASELAFHLTGQPTVFALNLGGRTNQYDVWKNAYQSIHPGDGLIAVFDADAKGDSLAAVVGGWFAATKPGARVSLQRNGGEITARRLWLYRIARDVPRERPTSAP, encoded by the coding sequence ATGTTTCCGCCGGCCTCGTCCACCTCGTCCCGCGCCGCCTGGCGGGAGACGCTCCTCTGGGTGCTGGGGGCCCTCGCGCTCCGCGCGGCACTGGCCAGCCTCGTCCCGCTCCTTCCCGACGAGACCTATTACTGGGAGTGGTCGCGGCGCCTCGAAGCCGGCTATTTCGACCATCCGCCAGGCATCGCCCTGCTGATCGCGATGGGGACGGCCCTGGCCGGCCCGACCACCCTCGGCGTACGTCTTGGCCCGGCGATCGCCGCCCTGCTGACGCACCTGGCCGCCGTCGGCTGCGCCTACCACCTCGCCGGTGGGGCCGAGCGCGGCGCCACCGCAGCCCGCCGCGCGGCCCAGCTCGTCACGCTTCTCCCCATCGCCACCCTCGGGCTCGTGCTCGCCACGCCCGACGCCGCCCTGTTCATGGCGGCCATGGTCGCGCTGCTGGCCGTGGAGCGCGCCCTCGCCGCGCCGGTACGCAGCGCGGCCAGCGTCGGCTGGTGGACCGCCGCCGGGGTGGCCCTCGGTGCTGCCTTTGTGGCCAAGTACACCGCCGTGCTGCTGCCGATGGGGCTCGTCATCGCCTGTGTGGTGCACCCGGCGCTGCGCCAGCGCTTCCGGGAACCGGGCCCCTGGCTCGCCAGTGTCATCGCCCTCGCGCTCTTCGCTCCGGTGGTGGCGTGGAACGCGCTGAACAACTGGGTGTCGTTCCGCTTTCAGCTGGGACACGGCTTCACCCCCAGTGCGCGCGGCAATCCGCTGTCACGCGAACTCGAGATGATCGGCGGCCAGGCGGGCCTCGCCTCCCCCATCCTGTTCGGGTTGATGGGGCTCGCCGTGGCCCACGCGCTGCGCGACGGCTGGCGCACGCGCCACACCAGCGCCCCGACCGACGAGGCGCCACGCCGCTTTGCGTTGGCCCTCATTGCCGCCGCGCCGCTGGGCTTCTTTGCCATCAGCGCCTGGCGGCGCTCGGTCGAGGCCAACTGGCCGGCGATGATCTATCCGGGGGCGATGATGCTCCTCGCCACCAGCCCGCGGCCGGTCGCGCAGGGCGTGTGGTGGCGCCGAGGCGCGTGGTTCGCGGCAGGGCTCCTCGCGATCGTGGCGCTGCAGGCGTGGCGCCCGCTGCTGCCGCTCGCCCCGCGGAAGGACCCCATCGCGCGGGCGCACGGCTGGACGACCCTCGCCGATTCGGTGGAGGTCGCCCGTCGCGATCCCTTTCTCCAGGGCACGGTCGATCAGTTCATTGCCGCCGACCGGTATCAGGACGCCTCCGAACTCGCCTTTCATCTCACCGGGCAGCCCACGGTGTTCGCGCTCAATCTCGGCGGGCGCACCAATCAGTACGACGTCTGGAAGAACGCCTACCAGAGCATCCATCCCGGCGACGGGCTGATCGCCGTGTTCGACGCCGATGCGAAGGGAGATTCCCTCGCCGCCGTGGTGGGCGGCTGGTTTGCGGCCACCAAGCCCGGGGCGCGCGTTTCGCTGCAGCGAAACGGGGGCGAGATTACGGCACGTCGCCTCTGGCTCTATCGCATCGCGCGTGATGTGCCGCGCGAGCGTCCCACGTCTGCTCCCTGA